caaaatcttattaaaacttgacaaagatatagaaaaaaaatcattctacaatttataaaattattacggcaataatttttcaattggTAGTTAGTTTAACAATTGATTTGTGattgtaattttatatatgAAATTAGAATGCTCTTTGGATACGCCACTGGATAAAGTCTGTccaatttcatctaattcgTACACGCCATTGTTGCTAGGACCAAGGTCTATTTTGTTTGCAAACAAATGCTCTTGCGTTGGCTTCAAACCGGTATACGGGCGAACATAGGCAATGCGGCTGCTAtgtatacaatttctttggtaaataatgataaatacataaatatatgGGAATTGTGTGaatgtaaataaatgttatgttaaaaatatgacaatattCATCTGAAAGCTGCAAAACATTATCTAgtttaatttggtgttaaaaataagtaactaattagtatgtatttactaggtGTTATACAATTGTGCTAAGCAtaatatagaaatttaaaaaaaattatttaattatttacctcCACTTGTTAATGCAGAAGTTTGTTGTTTTTCTAATTCTTGCATATATAACAACCCCAAATCTGAAGCAATATCAAAACAATGACTTATTTCATCGTCTTGTTCAGCTTGTTTAAATTTCGATAAAGCAGTTTGATTTCTATTTAAACATAATCCTTTAATAGCAAAAGATtcagcaacaatttttaaactacGTAAAGGAAGCTTTTTTTCtgataatgaatttaattctGCTAATTTATAACTGTTTAAACTCTGTTCGTATTGTCCACAAGCGAAATAAAGTTTTCCAAGTAATAAGTGTGCATCTAAAGCGACCCCCGCTTTCTTTCCTTTCTCATCAGAAGCAATTTGTAAATTTCTTCTTGCTTCCATAAGGTTTAATTTCGCCTTGTTTACGTTTGTTTCGATTGGGGCCCATTCTTCTAAATAACTTTCTAAACGACCCTCaccaattaaaaattgtgataaatattctaaaaatattgttcGTTATTCGGGGAAAaataattgaggttatgttaccATATTCGGGGGATTTTTCTCTGAGCTGTTCAGCTAATTCTATTACTTTCGACCAATTTGATTCTTCCCTATTCTTTTCGATTTCCGCTTCTATACGTAAAGTTACAACTTTAGCACGTCCggtcatatttttttaataattagtaattatttttattaaccatGAAATGAACATAACCTCCAACTACtgcgaaacgtcaaattgacatctcgaatttattgattttactttttaaaaagaagtTTTCCTTGAactttattgtaattttgttgttatttgatttattcagatttttaaatttagttatgaCGTGatgcattaaaatttaaaaaaaaaccttaaaaataatcattgtATTTACATATTGAGATTTCTCGATCGACGTCATCGGTATAATGGGTTGcataaacatttctttttatttgtacAGATTGTTGCTGTTTTACCAGTTGAACGAGTTAAAAAAGTGCTGAGAGTTGAGATTCGAGCAAGTAAAGGTCAAAGTAATGCTTAAAAGTTATTATGTAGCTTATTTCGTGGTTTTCTCGAATTtaagtatttatatttatcttcaatattaatgaagttacagtcaacttccggttaagaatgtcaacgccaattttaacatatttgtaatcgtcgtgaaaaatcctttaaaatgagtacaaacacgacatatttatcttcaatattaatgaagttatggtcaacttccggttaagaatgtcaacgacgtttcaaaccggaagtgattgtatctccattaatatcaaagttaaatatgtcgagtttggactcattttaaatgattttttatgaagttgacaaatatgtcaaaattaatagttgaaaATTCGAACTTGAACATAACCTTCAACTACtgcgaaacgtcaaattgatatctcgaatttattgattttactttttaaaaagaagttttgcactttattataattttgttgttatttggtttattaagatttttaaatttagatatgatgcattaatatttaaaaaaaaaaccttaaaaataatcaCTATTTACATAATGAGATTTCTCGATTGACGTCATCGGTATAATGGGTTGcataaacatttctttttttatttgtacagATTGTTGCTGTTTAACCAGTTTTACCAtactctattatctctgtAGCAGTTGAATGAGTTAAGAAGATGCTGAGAGTTGAGATTCGAGCAAGCAAAGGTCAAAGTAATGCTTAAAAGTTATTATGTAGCTTATTTCATAGTTTTCTCGAATTTAAGTAGTGTTTTTAGTGTGTTTAAGTAAcgtaacctcaaaatatttttaaatatcgtgAAGTGAAccaataaaaagaattgtttatggattaaaaCAACGTGGTAGTTTCTAAATAAGGTAATAAgaattgttttttaacaatttattaaaaagaaatgacCAAAAATGAAAACTTTCCCCATTTTGATAGAACActttcttggaaattttcgTCGTCATCATCTCAACAAAAACCCGTTTTATTAACCAAATTAACATCTTTGTTattctcttttatttgtgaCCTCTAAAAGACACTGATAACTTTACAATGGCGTTAAAATTCGATACATTTATGTAAacatatgtaaaaaaatatttacgcCTTACTATAAATACTCTTTGATAGCAGTTTTCCTGTTGCGatagcaaaaattaaacgcaacaatatatttgatttaattgttGCGTTTTTAAACAGATAATTTAATCCGTTTCTTTAAggttagattttttaaaaacgtcattttgacgtttaattctatttttgaggttaaaattgaataaacattaaaaatacttacttTTCGCCAAGGAATTCGGTTCTTGGAAGcacaaataaatgttttatgtaAAAACAAGGTTGGGTTTTATCTTTATCTTATCAATAATTGATAAATTCTTGATATAAAACAGAATTAAAATGGAAAACATTTGAGGGTTTAATTCGAAGAATTTTGGAAAAACCCAAAGGTGTTTATGCTTCGAATTCCTAACGGTTTTATgctaaaaacttattttagaAACCGATACACGTTGAATTGACTGCGTGAtcggaaattttaaatatttatacaaagTATTATTTGAAATGACATTTAATGAAAACAGTGTTACCATatctgttaatttttaaaacgaaaatatcaCTTAACATaagtttactatttttttgtataatttaaaaccgaattgtttttagttctaggtctagtgttagttctagttttgtttcaatacAAGTATACAACGCTGTATAAcatctaaaactagacctaacaCAAGACACACAACTTATCATgtatcattttgaagcaaatactttaagctttaatttgaattagtAGATGATTCTTTTAACATAACACAAAACAATTAATCTTCATTTAGacgaaagtttaaattttacatttaaatgttatttttgacattttgctCACCCCCATCTAgcgtcaattttttaattttcttctaaaaaaacttcgattcaataaattatattgattgaaaataaaaggaaaggAAATTAATCTTTGTTTAggagaaaatttcaaatttttacatttaattttatttaaatcttaaaaaaaaaaagtcctTTTTTACACTAACGCCATCTAGCGTTAATCACCTACGTTAAAtcatatttgacatattttaaaaCCGTCGATTTACTTCTTGTTAATATTATcgagttttattaaaaaaataagttcaaatgaaccaaaaaaaaattaaaatacgtTTTTGGACTCCCAAAGTATGTGTTTAAAGTGAGTAAAATGAGtaaaacctttatttttatatccgagagataatttttgataagaaaGTTACTCATTCGTGATAAACACACCTAACTaacaacattattaattttaatcatattaATTCATATTTATCGTTATGTTTTAGTGATATACAATAAGAACATGTTATCGTCCAAGTTTTTCATGTTAATATTGTTCTTAAAACTTGCATCTGGTGTAGAAGAAGCAAAAAATTCTTGTGATAAATGTTACTGTGGAAATTGGAACGAATTAAACGTAGAAAAGAAGATTATATGTCCAGATTACTACGATCCCTTGGTTGAAATCAGTTATAAGCCGCCCGAAAAGCTGCGAATACAATGCtacaataatttaacaaacatCGATGAGCTTGAGTTTAATTTTGGTGAAGTTTCTTACGTTGAAATTGAAGACTGTCTATTAAAGAAtcgtttaaacatttttgagaaATGGAATTTAACGAAtgtgaaaaatttaatgatgaaAAGAACTTATTATGTGAACTCAAACAATGTGCTTCGTAAGGATTTATTTGAAAAGACCaaaaaagaaacgtttgaAAACATTTATATACACTCTTGTGAATACGAAGCGATCGAAGAAGATGTTTTTGATGGATTTATCaacttaataacaataaaaatagaatttaattttttaagagaagttttaaatatttttaaatactcaCCAAAGATAGAGAAGGTTTCGTTTCAAAGCAATCAAATTGATTCAATTCCAAACGGAATAAACGCCccaaatttaattactttgcatttaaacaataacaaattaaaaaatttaagcgaaaatttctttttaaatagtCCAAATATAAGTTTATTGGAATTAAGTGCCAATCCCATTGGATATTTACCGgataatcttttatttaatctaaaaaatttaaaacgtattAGCATTGGATTTGAAGGcgatgatataaaattaaataatttattccaaGAGAATCAGAAACTACTTACTGTCAAATTTCGTGGAGGAAATATCACTTTATCatcgaatttatttaaaaacttaaataacttgGAAAGcctttttatatacaattcgaaattaaaagaattaccaaaagatttatttaaaaacacaacCAACATTAATTCAATCACAATTAGAGAAGCCGGTTTAACAACACTCCCAAATGGAATATTCTCCgatttaaatcgtttaaaatcgCTTGATCTATCTTCAAATAAGCTCACCGAGTGGAAATACGAATATTACGCGAGAAAATTACCAAAATTGGAAACATTAAACTTGGATAACAacgaattgaaaataattggaCAATCCTCTTTTATGAATTTGCCCGAATTACAAACACTTCAAATGAATTCTAATAAAATAACGAGTTTGTTACGCGAAGCTTTTGATATCAACaataaattagtaaaattagaacttaACAACAACAATTTATCGGAAGATGAagatagttttaattatttacgaagtatggaaactttaaaaattaataacaatagttTCAGCGAATTTCCTGATGTAAACAGTCATGTACAACTTAAAATGATGGAAATGAAGTATAATAAACTTAGACGATTTGAtgtaagtaaatttaattatttaaacataacctcaaattgtaacataacctcaaattgtgacataacctaaaatagtgacataacctataataaattcatctttattttcctttataatttaattgaaccgcgttatgcatcacttgactaagttAAATGaacaatgttgagaaaaatgaGTAATCGAATAATCGTCAAAATACGAATGTTTATGTAAATACAGAGGTATTTAATTagatatatatgtatataaatccTTAAATACAGATACTTATTTACACTGTTTATTTATACATGATTTTGACACACAAATGTCATCATGTAAAgttaaacgtcattttgacgtttaaatttaCAACACATTTCCCTAAAAtggtaccaacctaaatttttggaTATCTTTTGATGAATGTTGAATATTTCttgtcgatttttttaataactgtttttatttatatatatctCGCTACTTTTAGTATTTCAGTAACGTTCTTTACATTAAATTGACTGATCTTGGAGGTTTTTGCGATTTAGGTTTTTAACGATGTAGGAAttgtcaaattgacgtttaaaagtcAAATATGTAATtgtgaattttattatttacttttatgtattaaatctattaagtctgaagacgcacggctaaacccgatactttctagttataggtctagAGGAAATGATTCAAAAGAGGCGTTactgataaaaaaaaagtgcgcaAAAGTgcagtacttaccgaaaaatcactatAAAGTTGCGAattgcccgattcgaaatctcttgtgtcttattaacttaataatttttatatgatattgaaaatagcatcttttatcttcaatttgtgatataaatcgtttcttaacttctttaaataaagtcaatgaagttttcttaaattttgacgtttcgaacataacctaattccacttaattccttttaaagaactttttttacaaaatttttatcattaacacggcaatttttatatcatacctTAAAATATCGTCCGtcatcttcaatttgtgatataaatcgtttcttaacttcaataaataaactcaatgagatttgttataattttaacgttttcgaACGTATcctaattcaacttaattccttctatacaaatttttattattaacttaataatttttatatgatattgaaaatagcatcttttatcttcaatttgtgatataaatcgtttcttaactccttTAAATAAAGTCAatgaagttttcttaaattttgacgtttcgaacataacctaattccacttaattccttttaaagaactttttttacaaaattattatcattaccacggcaatttttatatcatacctTAAAATATCGTCTGtcatcttcaatttgtgatataaatcgtttcttaacttcaataaataaactcaatgagatttgttataattttaacgttttcgaACGTATcctaattcaacttaattccttctatacaaatttttattattaacttaataatttttgtatgatattgaaaatagcatcttttatcttcaatttgtgatataaatcgtttcttaacttctttaaataaagtcaatgaagttttcttaaattttgacgtttcgaacataacctaattccacttaattccttttaaagaactttttttacaaaatttttatcattaacacggcaatttttatatcatacctTAAAATATCGTCTGTCAtgttcaatttgtgatataaatcgcttcttaacttcaataaataaactcaatgagatttgttataattttgacgttttcgaacgtatcctaattcaacttaattccttctgtacaaatttttattattaacttaataatttttatatgatattgaaaatagcatcttttatctgcaatttgtgatataaatcgtttcttaactccttTAAATAAAGTCAatgaagttttcttaaattttgacgtttcgaacataacctaattccacttaattccttttaaagaactttttttacaaaaattttatcattaccacggcaatttttatatcatacctTAAAATATCGTCTGtcatcttcaatttgtgatataaatcgtttcttaacttcaataaataaactcaatgagatttgttataattttaacgttttcgaACGTATcctaattcaacttaattccttctatacaaatttttattattaacttaataatttttgtatgatattgaaaatagcatcttttatctgcaatttgtgatataaatcgtttcttaccTCCAATAAATTAACTCAgcgagtttttttttaattttgacgtttacgAGCGTATcctaattcaacttaattctttttaaagtcTTTTCTgcagaaatttttattataaactcaacaatttttatatgatattcaaaatagcatcttttatcttcaatttgtaacataaatcatttcataACTCCAATAAATAATGTCAAtgaggtttttttaaattctgacgttttcgaacgtatcctaatttaacttaattcctttcaaagaactttttttacaaatttttatcattaacatggcaatttttatatcatacctTAAAATATcgtcttttatcttcaatttgtgatataaatagtttcttaattccaataaatttACTCaacgagattttttttaattttgatgttttcgaACGTAACCTAATTCTaacactttttaaatttgacacaatatgtaacatagtgatatcttatgctaagtGTCGTATTTAAGTCGCTTCTTAGACGTATGATGCAAATCGGACTTGAAATCGTATAactttatcctttaaaacaaatagtattttaggtctttcgGTATTCCGCATTTTTTCTAAGAGAAGTTACacgataaaatgtcgcttagtcaagtgatgtataacgcggtccaatttattattaacttattaattattattcttaaattttcagCTTTTATCAATATTGGCACTACGAAAAGTAGATTTAACCGGTAACTTAATAAATAGACtcgataatttcataattttcaacaTGTCTACGTTAAATTACCCAAGATCTTACGAACGtgaattagttttaaataaaaacccGATTTGGTGCGATTGCAGCGTTTATAGTCTAATACAATGGATCAATAACGATAATCCTAAATTTAATATGATCATTGATGACTTAAAATGTTCGTATCCACAGAGATTGTCTTCTCGATTTGTAAAAGATATTACCATCCACGATTTAAATTGTAATCTACGATCAAAGACGACTCCACAATATAGTAATCGTTATGATTGCCCAGAAAATTGTACCTGCTTATTATATCCAAGTAATTCCACATTCAACATTGATTGTTCGAATTTGGGTCTTGAATCACAACCAAATTTGGGGTTATTAACCAATAAAAACATCGAAGGAGTTAATTACACAAATTTTTCAGTGGATTTAAGTCGAAATAAAATCCGTACTTTTGATGAAAATGAAGATTACGTGAATGTAACCCGTTTGGATTTATCAAGAAATAATTTGACGATTATTTCGTGGATTCCTAACGATTTAAAGGTTTGAAACTTTCttgagttaattaaaaaaatgatttatttaatattttaggttCTAAATTTGGAATCGAATAAATTGGAGAATTTTGATGATGACGTTTTGTTCcaattaaagaatattttatcattaaagtctttgaatttaaatgaaaacccATGGAATTGCGACTGTtcgttaaataatttaactttagCTACTCGAACGAGTTTCCAAAATATTGTAAGTCTCATTAAACATCTTATTAAACcaagataacctcaatttttttttattttagcttAAAAATcccgaaaatattttatgcaGCGATGGGCgattattaattcaattaaccGAATCCGAATTATGTCCCCAAATCGACGTTTTCACGATAATCTTAATATCAATAGCAGCATTCTTTGTTATAACAACGACAATCCTAACCATACTTTATTTCAAACATGAAACAACCATAAAAATTTGGTTATATTCAAACAATATCCTTTTAAAATACGTTTCTGAGCAAGACGCTgataagcaaaaaaaatacgaCGCATTCGTTTCTTATTCGCATAAAGATGAATCATTTATACTCGAACATCTCATTCCTGAGCTTGAAGGGGGTCCTCAACCATACAAATTATGTTACCACGAACGCGATTGGGAAGTTGGCGAATTTATTAATCGACAAATAATCGATTCAGTTGCAAATTCACGTCGGACTATCATCGTGTTGTCCAAAAATTTCTTAGAAAGTTCTTGGGCTGCCGTTGAATTTCGTACGGCTCATACTCAAGCgatgaatgaaaaattaaatcgattaattgttatactttacgatgacgtaacTCCCGATGATGTTAAAGACGAGGAATTAAAgacttatttaaaaacgaCAACTTACATTAAATGGGGTGATCCGtggttttggaaaaaattaaaatacgcTATGCCTCATTGCACACCACCAagtaaaaaacgaaaagaacaagatgataaaatgaaacagaaagttgaaaatgttatgATTGCGATTGATGATAAGCTAGATTTAACGAACGGGGGCACAACGCCGAATACTCAAACGCCGCCGGCTTTATCTGTTGACCCTTTATTGCTAAAAAGTAATCCTTTACAGTTTAAAAGTGATAAAGTGGAGAAAAATCAAGTTTTATCTACTCATATTTGTTGAAAGAATgtgattttttattgttttatgtGATTTATAAccgaacaatttttttttaggttaggttttttttttttacttacgattaattatgaataaaacaatctttaaggaattaaatgtacataaaattaacattaggTAATAATATAAGTCAATTACAAGGAAAGgaacaatattttatatattatattttaaaggtaTTTTTCGAGAAGTTTATAACGAGTTTGAGTTTCTaagaaacttatttttatataaaaactattttttaagataataaatGTGCATAATGAATCTAATAAAGAGATCTATTTCAGTTATTTACTTGAagattaaacttttaattctaaccttacttttttgacgtatatttttaattctaaccTTACTCTTTTTGACGtgtatacatattttaattaatttctgcaattcttttttatttttaacgtttttaggGCCACTTCGAATCAATTAAagaaacgttaaaattttaaagtgatttttcggtatgtTCTACAGTTttctgcaattttttttatttttaacgtttttaggGCCATTtcgaatcgatttaaaaaaagcgtcgatttttaagcgacatgatgattcttaTTTATTTGGCAAGTTGTGATTCTTGGGTGAAATaggaaaaaagttaaattaaaaatttttttattaacataacctcaaatttttcatcataacaataaataggtaAGAATAATTAACCCTTCGTTCGATTTTCCTTTGGTTTTAGGTACAAATCTACAAATAAATAGCGCGTCCAACAAGGTAAATCCcgcataaataaaaaacgcaCTTTCCAGGCCAATTCCTTCTTCGATtgacaaaaaactttttgttataGCAAACGCTAATAACCAACTCTAATCATTATTAAATGAACTAACTAAGATTTAGTTTGTTGCGGATTAATTTCAGCATGTAACATCAAAGGGATTGGAGCTAAACCTATTAATtccaaaagtgaggttaagacataatttttttgacagtttattGTTGACAACTGATGATCATTATGACCAACCTAAAAGTAATCAAATCGAATTAGCCATATTAAACgttaattttatcaactattaaataaattaagtaaataatttattaattacattaaatttataatcaataaattaaaaaataacattaattataacacaagtaagttttaaataaaaaactgattaaaaaaataattgtggttatgtttactttttttaggttattctaCAAAGGGAATTATCACAAAAAGTTATCGAAATATTAACAGACAAAGCTGAAAAGCTTTAAGATGGAAATAGTAAAAGCTTACCTTTATTAATAGACAATTATCTTTCTGATATGATTGGGTTACCAATTTATATTCCATGATTAGCTTCTGAAGTAAATTGggggcttaaaaatcgacgaaatTTGCGTTTAATGCGAAAATGTATGGCAACATTGCTTGTGACGtcacattaaaattttaaagtgattttttggTATGTTCTACAGttttctgtaatttttttttattattaacgttTTTAGGTCCATTtcgaatcgatttaaaaaaaaagcgtcgatttttaagcgacatgatgattcttaTTTATTTGGCAAGTTGTGATTCTTGGGTGAAATAGGAaaaaagttgaattaaaaattttttattaacaacctcaaaattttcatcataacaataaataggtaAGAATAATTAACT
This region of Onthophagus taurus isolate NC chromosome 3, IU_Otau_3.0, whole genome shotgun sequence genomic DNA includes:
- the LOC111414475 gene encoding protein toll-like encodes the protein MLSSKFFMLILFLKLASGVEEAKNSCDKCYCGNWNELNVEKKIICPDYYDPLVEISYKPPEKLRIQCYNNLTNIDELEFNFGEVSYVEIEDCLLKNRLNIFEKWNLTNVKNLMMKRTYYVNSNNVLRKDLFEKTKKETFENIYIHSCEYEAIEEDVFDGFINLITIKIEFNFLREVLNIFKYSPKIEKVSFQSNQIDSIPNGINAPNLITLHLNNNKLKNLSENFFLNSPNISLLELSANPIGYLPDNLLFNLKNLKRISIGFEGDDIKLNNLFQENQKLLTVKFRGGNITLSSNLFKNLNNLESLFIYNSKLKELPKDLFKNTTNINSITIREAGLTTLPNGIFSDLNRLKSLDLSSNKLTEWKYEYYARKLPKLETLNLDNNELKIIGQSSFMNLPELQTLQMNSNKITSLLREAFDINNKLVKLELNNNNLSEDEDSFNYLRSMETLKINNNSFSEFPDVNSHVQLKMMEMKYNKLRRFDLLSILALRKVDLTGNLINRLDNFIIFNMSTLNYPRSYERELVLNKNPIWCDCSVYSLIQWINNDNPKFNMIIDDLKCSYPQRLSSRFVKDITIHDLNCNLRSKTTPQYSNRYDCPENCTCLLYPSNSTFNIDCSNLGLESQPNLGLLTNKNIEGVNYTNFSVDLSRNKIRTFDENEDYVNVTRLDLSRNNLTIISWIPNDLKVLNLESNKLENFDDDVLFQLKNILSLKSLNLNENPWNCDCSLNNLTLATRTSFQNILKNPENILCSDGRLLIQLTESELCPQIDVFTIILISIAAFFVITTTILTILYFKHETTIKIWLYSNNILLKYVSEQDADKQKKYDAFVSYSHKDESFILEHLIPELEGGPQPYKLCYHERDWEVGEFINRQIIDSVANSRRTIIVLSKNFLESSWAAVEFRTAHTQAMNEKLNRLIVILYDDVTPDDVKDEELKTYLKTTTYIKWGDPWFWKKLKYAMPHCTPPSKKRKEQDDKMKQKVENVMIAIDDKLDLTNGGTTPNTQTPPALSVDPLLLKSNPLQFKSDKVEKNQVLSTHIC